One segment of Argiope bruennichi chromosome 11, qqArgBrue1.1, whole genome shotgun sequence DNA contains the following:
- the LOC129957176 gene encoding protein lethal(2)essential for life-like has protein sequence MSLLPLLTRNWWDAWDYPSRIFDQHFGMGLLDSDLLPPTMYSGFLLRPRTRNNIDSSGVSEVTNESDKFKVMLNVSHFKPNEIDVKIVDNSIVIHGKHEEKTDEHGFVSRELTRRYLLPEGTDPETVKSSLSQNGVLTIEAPKKAIEPPPSNERVVPITMEKPAVKN, from the coding sequence ATGTCTCTTCTTCCCTTGTTAACACGCAACTGGTGGGATGCCTGGGATTACCCATCCCGAATTTTCGATCAGCATTTTGGCATGGGACTCTTGGACAGCGATCTTTTACCACCAACAATGTACAGTGGATTCCTGCTGCGACCCAGAACACGAAATAACATCGACTCTTCCGGTGTGTCAGAAGTTACGAACGAGAGTGACAAATTCAAAGTGATGCTGAATGTTAGCCACTTCAAGCCAAACGAAATCGACGTGAAGATTGTTGATAACAGCATCGTCATCCATGGCAAGCACGAAGAGAAAACGGACGAGCATGGCTTTGTTTCCCGAGAATTAACACGCCGATACCTGCTGCCGGAAGGTACAGATCCTGAAACGGTGAAATCGTCCCTTAGCCAGAATGGCGTCTTGACCATTGAAGCACCCAAGAAAGCTATTGAACCACCACCAAGTAACGAAAGGGTCGTGCCCATTACCATGGAGAAACCTGCCGTAAAGAACTAA